The following coding sequences lie in one Acidobacteriota bacterium genomic window:
- a CDS encoding tRNA (adenosine(37)-N6)-dimethylallyltransferase MiaA, producing the protein LVRALEVWLLTGQTLSTHFAGTRSPLPEYDVCAIGLRLPSADIAARVTRRVEAQWTRGVVDEVHANLAAGIPRAANPFGGLVYRQILEMLDGVRDEAETRALIVRENKHYARRQLIWFRKEARVIWLDGAGERDETFAAAGALLEAYGVRR; encoded by the coding sequence ACTGGTGCGGGCACTCGAAGTGTGGCTGCTGACGGGGCAGACGCTGTCGACACACTTTGCCGGCACGCGCTCGCCGCTGCCAGAGTACGACGTGTGTGCGATCGGGCTCAGGCTGCCATCGGCCGACATCGCCGCACGCGTGACGCGGCGCGTGGAGGCTCAATGGACCCGCGGCGTGGTTGACGAGGTTCACGCCAATCTCGCGGCTGGCATTCCGCGTGCGGCCAATCCGTTCGGCGGCCTCGTGTACCGCCAGATCCTGGAGATGCTCGACGGCGTGCGCGACGAGGCCGAGACGCGCGCGTTGATCGTGCGCGAGAACAAGCACTACGCGCGGCGACAGCTGATCTGGTTCCGGAAGGAAGCGAGAGTGATATGGTTGGACGGTGCCGGTGAGCGCGACGAGACCTTCGCGGCGGCTGGCGCCCTGCTCGAAGCCTACGGAGTCCGTCGCTGA
- the hfq gene encoding RNA chaperone Hfq translates to MPSHRESKSSAPPNIQDVFLNSARRERLVVQIRLMDGQVLEGRIKNFDRFALVIDHEGADHMVFKHAIATIRSNRSVQNYFSSSAHEG, encoded by the coding sequence ATGCCCAGTCACAGAGAATCCAAGTCGTCAGCGCCGCCCAACATCCAGGACGTCTTCCTCAACTCCGCGCGCCGTGAGCGGCTCGTGGTGCAGATCCGGTTGATGGACGGGCAGGTCCTGGAAGGCCGCATCAAGAACTTCGATCGCTTCGCGCTCGTGATCGACCATGAGGGCGCCGACCACATGGTGTTCAAGCACGCCATCGCGACGATCCGTTCCAATCGATCGGTCCAGAACTACTTCTCCTCGTCAGCGCACGAAGGATAA
- a CDS encoding phosphopentomutase: MPARFERIIAIVLDSVGIGELPDAGRYGDEGSDTLGNIARRVPLHLPTLCHLGLDRLVPALGVPHGDAAGAWGRMAEASAGKDSVTGHWEMAGVVLDAPFPTFPDGFPSHVIGAFERGIGRASIGNVVASGTEVIERFGVEHLRTGAPIVYTSADSVFQIAAHEDVVPVEQLYRFCEVAFEIVSEGMGVGRVIARPFVGEPGAFTRTSRRHDYALEPPHETVLDHLVDGGHSVVAVGKIRDLFAGRGVTRHLPTVSDDDGMDRIDEAMRDVPRGLIWANLVDFDAVYGHRNNVDGYARNLERFDARLADLLPHLHERDLLIVTADHGNDPTTPSTDHSREYVPLLATGTQVTAGVSLGTRQTFADLGQTIAANFGVAPLRSGTSFLESLFGQPADARF, encoded by the coding sequence ATGCCCGCCCGCTTCGAGCGGATCATCGCCATCGTGCTCGACAGCGTCGGCATCGGCGAACTGCCCGACGCCGGCCGGTACGGCGACGAGGGCAGCGACACGCTCGGCAACATCGCGCGTCGCGTCCCGCTGCACCTGCCCACGCTGTGCCACCTCGGCCTGGACCGTCTCGTGCCCGCGCTCGGTGTGCCGCACGGCGACGCCGCGGGTGCGTGGGGACGCATGGCCGAAGCCTCCGCAGGTAAGGATTCGGTGACGGGACACTGGGAGATGGCCGGCGTCGTGCTCGACGCGCCGTTCCCGACGTTCCCCGATGGATTCCCCTCCCACGTGATCGGGGCGTTCGAGCGCGGTATCGGTCGCGCGTCGATCGGCAATGTCGTGGCGTCGGGTACGGAGGTGATCGAGCGCTTCGGAGTCGAGCACCTGCGAACGGGTGCGCCCATCGTGTACACGTCGGCAGACAGCGTCTTCCAGATCGCGGCGCACGAGGACGTGGTGCCCGTCGAGCAGTTGTATCGCTTCTGCGAGGTGGCGTTCGAGATCGTGAGCGAGGGCATGGGCGTCGGGCGCGTGATCGCGCGTCCGTTCGTGGGGGAGCCGGGGGCGTTCACGCGCACCAGCCGTCGTCACGACTACGCGCTGGAGCCGCCGCATGAAACGGTGCTGGACCACCTGGTCGACGGCGGGCATTCCGTCGTGGCCGTCGGCAAGATCCGCGACCTCTTCGCGGGACGCGGCGTGACGCGACATCTGCCCACGGTGTCCGACGATGACGGGATGGACCGGATCGACGAAGCGATGCGCGACGTGCCGCGTGGCCTCATCTGGGCCAACCTCGTCGACTTCGACGCCGTGTACGGTCACCGGAACAACGTCGACGGCTACGCGCGCAACCTGGAGCGCTTCGACGCACGGCTCGCGGATCTGCTGCCGCATCTGCACGAACGCGACCTCCTGATCGTGACGGCCGACCACGGCAACGACCCGACCACACCGAGCACCGACCATTCGCGTGAGTACGTCCCTCTGCTCGCCACGGGGACGCAGGTGACCGCCGGTGTCAGTCTGGGCACGCGGCAGACGTTTGCCGATCTGGGGCAGACCATCGCCGCCAATTTCGGCGTCGCGCCGCTCCGGTCCGGGACGAGCTTCCTCGAATCCCTGTTCGGTCAGCCGGCCGACGCACGGTTCTGA
- a CDS encoding deoxyguanosinetriphosphate triphosphohydrolase produces the protein MHTIRQQLETREHAMLAPQATFSDASKGRARPEPDDPIRPAFQRDRDRVVHSKAFRRLKHKTQVFFSPAGDHYRTRLTHTLEVSQLARTLAKVLRLHEELTEAIALAHDLGHTPFGHAGERVLDRLVPGGFSHADQSLRIVEVLEHDGAGLNLTFEVRQGISTHSKGKHGMPINVPAAERAATLEAQIARVADIIAYVNHDIDDAVRAGVLDPADLPAGPVEVLGRTSSARIGAMVTDVVEQSLACGLDSLRMSEPVLQALLDLRAFMFEHVYENDVATAEFAKATGILGGLWEKVRLDPARWLDAATIDREGLDAAARDFLAGMTDRYAIRLFEALFIPRPWIEVSNR, from the coding sequence ATGCACACCATCCGCCAGCAACTCGAAACGCGCGAACACGCGATGCTCGCGCCGCAGGCCACGTTCAGCGATGCCTCGAAGGGGCGTGCCCGGCCCGAGCCCGACGACCCCATCCGGCCCGCCTTCCAGCGCGACCGCGATCGCGTCGTGCACTCGAAGGCGTTCCGGCGCCTCAAGCACAAGACGCAGGTCTTCTTCTCGCCGGCCGGCGACCACTACCGCACCCGGCTCACGCACACGCTCGAGGTGTCGCAGCTCGCGCGCACGCTCGCCAAGGTGCTGCGCCTGCACGAAGAGCTCACCGAGGCGATCGCGCTTGCGCACGACCTCGGGCATACGCCGTTCGGGCACGCCGGCGAACGCGTGCTCGACAGGCTCGTGCCGGGCGGGTTCTCGCACGCCGATCAGAGCCTCCGCATCGTCGAGGTGCTGGAACACGACGGCGCGGGACTCAACCTGACCTTCGAGGTCAGGCAGGGGATTTCCACGCATTCGAAGGGCAAGCACGGGATGCCGATCAACGTGCCGGCCGCCGAACGCGCGGCCACGCTCGAAGCCCAGATCGCGCGGGTGGCCGACATCATCGCGTACGTGAACCACGACATCGACGATGCGGTGCGGGCCGGCGTGCTGGACCCGGCGGACCTGCCTGCCGGCCCGGTCGAGGTGCTGGGCCGGACCTCCTCGGCTCGCATCGGCGCGATGGTGACCGACGTGGTGGAGCAGAGCCTGGCCTGCGGCCTCGACTCGCTCCGCATGAGCGAACCGGTCCTGCAGGCGCTGCTGGACCTGCGGGCCTTCATGTTCGAGCACGTGTACGAGAACGACGTCGCCACGGCCGAGTTCGCCAAGGCGACGGGGATCCTGGGCGGTTTGTGGGAAAAGGTGCGGCTGGACCCGGCACGGTGGCTCGACGCCGCGACCATCGACAGGGAGGGGCTGGACGCCGCGGCCCGCGACTTCCTGGCCGGGATGACCGACAGGTACGCCATCCGATTGTTCGAGGCGCTCTTCATCCCTCGACCGTGGATCGAGGTCTCGAACCGGTAA
- a CDS encoding DUF177 domain-containing protein, giving the protein MVIDITTLPVGRVPVAADIPPEALDVPAEDFVIKVPVHVMGELERGAGASVHLRGRVQAQLALPCARCAEPFDFAVDAPVDLRFVPVVEDAAPSRPQPAGRPVAAARGTSASTVTRISLDDEDEGGYEMQADDPSIVSIDEPRIDLAPVAREQCYLAMPMKPLCRPDCQGLCPQCGINRNVGMCTCETQWKDPRLAGLESLLKDADGAAPRE; this is encoded by the coding sequence ATGGTCATCGACATCACGACTCTGCCTGTCGGGCGCGTTCCCGTGGCGGCGGACATTCCGCCTGAAGCGCTCGACGTGCCGGCCGAGGACTTCGTGATCAAGGTTCCGGTGCACGTGATGGGCGAACTGGAACGGGGTGCCGGGGCGTCGGTCCATCTGCGTGGGCGCGTGCAGGCGCAGCTGGCCTTGCCCTGCGCCCGTTGTGCCGAGCCGTTCGATTTCGCCGTCGACGCGCCCGTGGACCTGCGGTTCGTCCCTGTCGTCGAAGACGCCGCGCCGAGCCGTCCGCAGCCCGCTGGCCGACCCGTGGCCGCCGCGCGCGGGACGTCGGCATCGACGGTGACCAGGATCTCGCTCGACGATGAGGACGAGGGCGGGTACGAGATGCAGGCCGATGACCCGTCGATCGTGTCGATCGACGAGCCGCGGATCGACCTGGCGCCTGTGGCGCGAGAGCAGTGTTATCTGGCCATGCCGATGAAGCCGCTGTGCCGGCCGGATTGCCAGGGGCTGTGTCCGCAGTGCGGGATCAACCGCAACGTGGGCATGTGCACGTGTGAGACGCAGTGGAAGGATCCGCGATTGGCGGGTCTCGAGTCCCTGCTGAAGGACGCGGACGGAGCAGCGCCGCGCGAGTAA
- the rpmF gene encoding 50S ribosomal protein L32, translating to MPNPKRRHSKSRTSKRRTHDALTAVALGPCPQCNELKPPHVVCTHCGYYRGRQVRAAGEDA from the coding sequence ATGCCGAATCCCAAGCGACGCCATTCGAAGAGCCGTACGTCCAAGCGCCGTACGCACGACGCCCTCACGGCCGTGGCCCTCGGGCCCTGCCCGCAGTGCAACGAGCTGAAGCCGCCCCACGTGGTGTGCACGCACTGCGGCTACTACCGTGGCCGTCAGGTGCGCGCGGCCGGCGAGGACGCCTGA
- the plsX gene encoding phosphate acyltransferase PlsX produces MTRIAVDAMGGDAAPRNVVHGAVMAASEDGLSLTLVGAQAILEDELSRFPEVDSLSIRLIDAPDVVAMSESALAARRRTRASVRVAADAVATGEAAALFTAGHSGAAVFAAREAFGLLPGIDRPAIAATIPTREGVAILVDAGATVTCRPEHLVEFARLGSAYASAVLGVERPRVGLLSNGEEPRKGTSLIRGAHVRLAGAALEFVGNLDASEVFTGAADVIVCDGFTGNVVLKTSEGLVEAIDELMADELTRSVTAQVGAVLTRGALRRFRARLDYAEYGGAPLRGVRHVCVIGHGRSTPKAIAAGVRLTARFARDTLVARLENGLLETMTPPTAAQTGHGQ; encoded by the coding sequence ATGACGCGCATCGCCGTTGATGCCATGGGGGGCGATGCCGCCCCTCGCAACGTCGTGCATGGCGCCGTGATGGCTGCCAGCGAGGACGGCCTGTCGCTGACGCTCGTAGGGGCGCAGGCGATCCTCGAGGACGAGCTCTCCCGATTCCCGGAAGTCGATAGTCTCTCGATCCGCCTCATCGATGCTCCCGACGTCGTGGCCATGAGCGAGTCAGCGCTCGCCGCCCGTCGCCGGACGAGGGCGTCGGTGCGCGTGGCGGCTGATGCCGTGGCGACCGGCGAGGCCGCGGCGCTGTTCACCGCGGGCCACTCTGGTGCGGCGGTCTTTGCCGCTCGCGAGGCATTCGGGTTGCTGCCGGGTATCGACAGGCCCGCCATCGCAGCCACGATCCCGACGCGTGAGGGCGTGGCGATCCTGGTCGATGCGGGCGCGACAGTCACGTGCCGGCCAGAACACCTGGTGGAGTTCGCCCGCCTCGGATCCGCGTACGCGTCGGCGGTGCTGGGTGTGGAGCGTCCGCGCGTCGGGTTGCTGTCCAACGGCGAAGAGCCGCGCAAGGGCACCAGTCTGATACGCGGCGCGCACGTGAGGCTGGCGGGGGCGGCCCTGGAGTTTGTCGGGAATCTCGACGCATCGGAAGTCTTCACGGGAGCGGCCGACGTGATCGTGTGCGATGGCTTCACGGGCAACGTGGTGCTCAAGACCAGCGAGGGGCTGGTCGAGGCGATCGACGAGTTGATGGCCGATGAACTGACGCGATCGGTCACCGCGCAGGTCGGTGCCGTGCTCACGCGCGGGGCCCTGCGTCGGTTCCGGGCGCGCCTGGACTACGCCGAGTACGGTGGCGCCCCGTTGCGCGGCGTGCGCCATGTGTGTGTGATCGGTCACGGGCGGTCGACGCCGAAAGCGATTGCGGCCGGCGTGCGACTCACGGCGCGCTTTGCTCGCGACACGCTCGTGGCACGGCTCGAGAACGGACTGCTGGAGACGATGACCCCGCCGACCGCGGCTCAGACTGGACACGGCCAATGA
- the fabD gene encoding ACP S-malonyltransferase, giving the protein MIAFLFPGQGSQSVGMGRALAEAFPEARDAFAEADAALGRSLSGLCFDGPEDQLTLTEHTQPAILATSIAAYRVLAARGFAPSWTAGHSLGEYSAHVAAGTFGFADALRIVSHRGRYMQEAVPVGTGAMAAVLGLDAATVQAACDAAAQGEVVSPANLNAPGQVVIAGATAAVERAGTEARARGAKRVIGLNVSAPFHCALMAPAQARLEPELRALAVQAPRVPVVANVDAQPKRDAVSAIDALVAQVSGAVRWEDVIGYLVSAGVRD; this is encoded by the coding sequence ATGATTGCGTTCCTCTTTCCCGGACAGGGTTCGCAGAGCGTCGGCATGGGCCGCGCGCTCGCCGAGGCGTTCCCGGAAGCGCGCGACGCGTTTGCCGAAGCCGACGCGGCCCTCGGCCGCTCGCTGAGTGGCCTCTGCTTCGACGGTCCCGAAGATCAGCTCACTCTCACCGAGCACACGCAGCCGGCCATCCTCGCCACGAGCATCGCGGCGTATCGCGTGCTGGCCGCGCGCGGGTTCGCCCCGTCGTGGACGGCGGGCCATTCCCTCGGTGAGTACTCGGCGCACGTCGCGGCCGGCACGTTCGGGTTCGCCGACGCGCTGCGCATCGTGTCGCATCGCGGCAGGTACATGCAGGAGGCGGTGCCCGTGGGCACCGGTGCGATGGCGGCCGTCCTCGGCCTCGACGCGGCGACCGTTCAGGCGGCGTGCGACGCGGCAGCACAGGGTGAGGTCGTGAGTCCGGCCAACCTCAACGCGCCGGGGCAGGTGGTGATTGCGGGCGCAACGGCGGCCGTCGAACGGGCGGGGACCGAAGCCCGGGCCCGTGGCGCCAAACGCGTCATCGGTCTGAACGTGAGCGCCCCCTTCCATTGCGCGCTGATGGCACCGGCGCAGGCCCGCCTCGAACCCGAGTTGCGAGCCCTTGCCGTGCAGGCGCCGCGCGTGCCCGTGGTGGCCAACGTGGACGCCCAGCCGAAACGGGACGCGGTGTCGGCCATCGACGCGCTGGTGGCGCAGGTCTCCGGCGCGGTGCGCTGGGAGGACGTCATCGGGTATCTTGTGTCGGCCGGTGTGCGCGACTAG
- the fabG gene encoding 3-oxoacyl-ACP reductase FabG, whose protein sequence is MTLDLSGKVAIVTGASRGIGRQTALTLAGAGATVVLTSRGDAAEAVAAEVSAAGGEALAIAADVADAGAVQRVIETTVERFGRIDVLVNNAGITRDQLLLRMKRDDWDAVIATNLTGTFLCTQAVLKTMLRQRGGRIISISSVVGQSGNPGQTNYAATKAGIIGFSKALAREVASRSITVNVVAPGLIDTDMTRDISSDAQATWASAIPLGRLGTPEDVAAAVCFLASDAAGYITGQVLAVNGGMYA, encoded by the coding sequence GTGACGCTCGATCTCTCAGGCAAGGTAGCCATCGTCACCGGCGCGTCCCGCGGCATCGGCCGCCAGACGGCGCTGACGCTCGCGGGTGCGGGCGCGACTGTCGTGCTGACGTCGCGCGGCGACGCGGCCGAGGCCGTGGCCGCGGAGGTGTCGGCGGCCGGCGGTGAGGCTCTGGCGATCGCGGCTGACGTGGCCGACGCCGGCGCGGTGCAACGCGTGATCGAGACGACGGTCGAGCGGTTCGGACGGATCGACGTGCTCGTGAACAACGCGGGCATCACGCGCGATCAACTGCTGCTGCGCATGAAGCGCGACGACTGGGATGCCGTCATCGCCACGAACCTGACGGGCACGTTTCTCTGCACGCAGGCGGTGCTCAAGACGATGCTCAGGCAGCGGGGCGGACGGATCATCAGCATCAGCTCGGTGGTGGGCCAGAGCGGCAATCCCGGGCAGACCAATTACGCGGCGACCAAGGCCGGCATCATCGGCTTCTCGAAGGCGCTCGCACGCGAAGTCGCCTCGCGGTCCATCACGGTGAACGTGGTGGCCCCGGGGCTCATCGATACGGACATGACGCGGGACATCAGCTCGGACGCGCAGGCCACCTGGGCGTCGGCGATCCCGCTCGGTCGGTTGGGCACGCCGGAGGATGTAGCCGCGGCGGTGTGCTTCCTCGCATCAGATGCGGCTGGGTACATCACCGGGCAGGTGCTCGCCGTCAACGGCGGCATGTACGCCTGA
- a CDS encoding acyl carrier protein, translating to MSSVADKVKSIIVEQLGVDEEEVTPDASFVDDLGADSLDVVELVMAFEEEFGVEIPDDDAEKITRVREAIAYIEQHGKAKK from the coding sequence ATGTCGTCTGTGGCAGACAAGGTCAAGAGCATCATCGTGGAGCAGTTGGGAGTGGACGAGGAAGAGGTCACGCCTGACGCGTCCTTTGTCGACGATCTCGGCGCCGACTCGCTGGACGTGGTGGAACTCGTGATGGCGTTCGAGGAGGAGTTCGGGGTAGAGATTCCCGACGACGACGCCGAGAAGATCACGCGCGTGCGCGAGGCCATCGCGTACATCGAGCAGCACGGCAAGGCCAAGAAGTAG
- the fabF gene encoding beta-ketoacyl-ACP synthase II, producing the protein MSRRVVVSGVGLVSSIGLGTAANWDALCAARSGIGPITHFDAGAFSTRIAGEVRGFDPLAYVEKKEVKKIDPFIQYAIAASQYAVDDAALVVTPENSFDIGVYIASGIGGFGTIEREHEAYLNGGPRKISPFFIPSAIINLASGQVSIRFGARGPNQSSCTACSASAHAIGDSYEIIKRGDADVMITGGAEAAVTPMSVGGFGSMRALSTRNDEPSRACRPFDRDRDGFIIGEGSGIVILEELERAKARGATIYAEVVGYGSTGDAFHMTNQPDGGEGAVRAMRMALRKAGVEPSVVDYINAHGTSTPVNDPTESQAIRTTFGEHAYRLAVSSTKSMTGHLLGAAGGLEAGITALALRHQVMPPTINLDNPDDGCDLDYVPHTARPARIRYALSNSFGFGGTNASLLFKAYEE; encoded by the coding sequence GTGTCCAGGCGAGTCGTCGTGTCGGGGGTCGGGCTGGTGTCGTCCATCGGGTTGGGCACTGCCGCCAACTGGGACGCGTTGTGCGCGGCCCGTTCGGGCATCGGGCCCATCACGCACTTCGATGCCGGTGCGTTCTCGACGCGGATTGCCGGCGAGGTCCGGGGGTTCGATCCCCTGGCCTACGTGGAGAAGAAGGAGGTCAAGAAGATCGACCCCTTCATCCAGTACGCCATCGCGGCCAGCCAGTACGCCGTCGACGACGCGGCGCTCGTGGTGACGCCGGAGAACTCGTTCGACATCGGCGTGTACATCGCGTCGGGCATCGGTGGGTTCGGTACGATCGAGCGCGAGCACGAGGCGTACCTGAACGGCGGCCCGCGCAAGATCTCGCCCTTCTTCATCCCGTCGGCGATCATCAACCTGGCATCGGGCCAGGTGTCGATCCGTTTCGGGGCCCGCGGCCCCAACCAGTCCTCGTGTACGGCGTGCTCGGCGTCGGCGCACGCCATCGGCGATTCGTACGAGATCATCAAGCGCGGCGACGCCGACGTGATGATCACCGGCGGCGCCGAAGCGGCGGTGACGCCGATGAGCGTCGGCGGGTTCGGGTCGATGCGCGCGCTGTCCACGCGCAACGACGAGCCGTCGCGCGCGTGCCGTCCTTTCGATCGCGATCGTGACGGCTTCATCATCGGCGAAGGCTCCGGCATCGTCATCCTCGAGGAGCTGGAGCGCGCGAAGGCGCGCGGCGCCACGATCTACGCGGAAGTCGTCGGTTACGGATCGACGGGCGACGCGTTCCACATGACCAACCAGCCCGATGGCGGCGAGGGTGCGGTCCGGGCGATGCGCATGGCGCTGCGCAAGGCCGGCGTCGAGCCGTCGGTGGTGGACTACATCAACGCCCACGGCACCTCGACGCCCGTGAACGACCCGACAGAATCGCAGGCGATCCGGACGACGTTCGGCGAGCACGCGTACAGGCTGGCCGTGTCGTCGACCAAGTCGATGACGGGGCATCTGCTCGGTGCGGCGGGGGGCCTCGAAGCGGGCATCACCGCGCTGGCGCTCCGGCATCAGGTGATGCCGCCGACCATCAACCTCGACAACCCGGACGACGGCTGCGACCTGGACTACGTGCCCCACACGGCGCGCCCGGCCCGGATTCGCTACGCCCTGTCGAACTCGTTCGGCTTCGGCGGCACCAACGCCAGCCTGCTCTTCAAGGCGTACGAAGAGTAG
- a CDS encoding electron transfer flavoprotein subunit beta/FixA family protein yields MKIAVCIKQVVTRDWQVRPDEARTWIRDADADFEMNEPDAYALEAALRLRDAHGGEVIAVSAGPSRVAQVLREALARGADRAIHVESDEIARADAFAIADALASAIGPESPDLVLTGLQSDDMGFGQTGVVLAERLGVAHATIIMDVQVQGGVLHVKRELEGGWFQWLEMPLPALLTIQSGINQLRYATLKGIMAAKKKEIRTVAAPSLRSALQVVELRVPDKQKQTRMIAGTPAEAASELVRALREDARVVSA; encoded by the coding sequence ATGAAGATCGCCGTCTGTATCAAGCAGGTCGTCACGCGCGACTGGCAGGTGCGTCCCGATGAGGCGCGCACCTGGATTCGCGACGCCGACGCCGACTTCGAGATGAACGAACCCGACGCGTACGCGCTCGAAGCGGCGCTGCGCCTGCGCGACGCGCACGGCGGCGAAGTGATTGCCGTCTCCGCCGGTCCGTCGCGCGTGGCGCAGGTGTTGCGCGAAGCGCTGGCGCGCGGCGCGGATCGGGCGATCCACGTCGAGAGCGACGAGATCGCCAGGGCCGATGCGTTCGCAATCGCTGACGCATTGGCGTCGGCCATCGGGCCGGAGTCGCCGGATCTCGTGCTCACCGGCCTGCAGTCCGACGACATGGGCTTTGGCCAGACGGGCGTGGTGCTCGCCGAGCGCCTGGGCGTGGCGCACGCCACGATCATCATGGACGTGCAGGTGCAGGGCGGCGTCCTGCACGTGAAGCGTGAGCTCGAAGGCGGTTGGTTCCAGTGGCTGGAGATGCCGCTGCCCGCGCTGCTCACAATCCAGAGCGGCATCAACCAGCTCCGCTACGCCACGCTCAAGGGCATCATGGCCGCGAAGAAGAAGGAGATCCGCACGGTGGCCGCGCCGTCGCTGCGGAGCGCCCTACAGGTGGTCGAGCTCCGCGTGCCGGACAAGCAGAAGCAGACGCGCATGATCGCGGGCACGCCGGCGGAGGCCGCCAGCGAGCTCGTGCGCGCCCTGCGCGAAGACGCACGGGTGGTGTCGGCATGA